CGGTTGCCAGTATTATCGGGCTGTAGCAATCGGGTTGAAGGTATTGCGTCACCTGTCCCGGTTCCAGTTTTCCCGTTGATCCAAGGTTTACCGGTATTTCCATCCTGACTTCGCAAACAGGTTTGCCGTTGACCGATTCGACCGCGATCTCATCGCTCAGCTCAACATGTATCCCGTTAATGAATGTATGCACATTCACGTCCATATCGTTGACAAGCGATATTTGGTTACCATCGGTCCTGGTTAGCAATACATTAGTGATATGTATTGCAGGTTGTTTGGCGCTAGTTATCTCATCAAGCTTTGATATCGCATCCTGGATAGTGTGCGCATTTTGTAAATTAACGGAGCCTTCCCCGTCGTAGAAAATATCCTTTGCCGAATTCAGAGAGGCGTTGAATATCAGGGTTGTTTCCGGCCTGTTTCCCAGAGTGGCTCTTATTTGCTGGGTTGCGTTGTTTGGATCCAATATCCAATAACATTCTGCCATCCCATTTATGTCTGTTTTAACCGTTAAAGTCTTGATCGGTTCTATATAGAGAGCTCCGCTTGCGGGCAGTGTGACCGAGCCTGATGAAATCGCACCGCTTGCGGGTGGTGTGGCCGTGCCGGATGAAATCGCACCGCTTGCGGTTCCCGAAACTGCGCCCGACCCAACCGCGCCAGCAGCGTAAGGTGTAAAAGGGGAGGTTGATACCGCGCCGCTTCCGGCAATGATGGCGAAAGTTACTTCTGCATCTTTTACGGGCCAGCTTCCGTTGGCTACGCGGACTTGAAGTGGGGCGGGGAGGGTGTTGTCTGCCTTGGCATTTTGCCCGTCACCGCCGACATAGTGGAGAGTAAAGTTTTGCCTCAACTGGTCAAGAGCATCTTTTACATTATTAACAATTAGATCTGGATGCTGTTCGTCAGGGAACGCGCTCCCGTCGTATGAGATATCCTCGGCTGTGTTAAGGAACGCGTTGAATCCTATCAGCAGTTCTGGTTTGTCCGGCAGGAAGGCTTCGATCCTTTGGACGGGATCGCTGTTGCCAAGCCGCCAGTCACAATGAGCAAGTCCGTTCGCATCCGTTTTGACAGTTATAATTGGACCATGAGTCGTACCGGAAGAGAGCGTGCCGTTTCCGGTGAGTACTCTGAAATTTACATCGGCATCTTTTACTGTCCACTGGCCGTTCGCGACGCGGACTTCAAGCGATTGCGAAAGAATGCTTCGCGCTACAATGATGTTATTCTCGCCGTCAACGATATCCGGCATCGTGGATTGACCGTCGCCGCTGACATAATGGAGGGAGTAGTTTTCGCGGAGCTGGTCGATAGCGGTTTCAATACTCTCGGCAATCAAATCTGGATGTTGCGAATCCGGGAAATCCGAGCCTTTGTAGGCTATTTCATCCGCCTGATTCAGGAACGAATTGAATCCTATTACCATGTCGGGCTTATCCTCAAGATAGGAGATCGCCCTTTGAGCAGGAGAAACCTTGTCGATCTTCCACTCGCAGGAGGCAAACCCGGACGCATCGGTTTCTACCATGATTTTCCTGCCGTTCCCGGCGGAACTTGAGAGGGCTCCGCTTCCATCGTCATTGATGATCTCAAAAACAACTTTCGCTTTGTCCGTTGGCCAGTTTCCATTTGCTACGCGCACCTCAAGAGGATGGGGTAGCGTGTCCGGCTTTGTCTCGATAGAACCATCATCGCCGTAAAGGAACGGCACGAAGGTCTGCCCGTCGCCGCTGACATAGCGAAGGGTATGGTTTTGCATCAGCTCATCAAGCGCTTCTTCAACCGTATCTACGACAGTACCGCTTTGTGGATTGCTGTCGTAGGATACTTTTTCAGCTATGCTGAAAGATGCTCCGAAAAGGACAGGGGTTGAAAGTTCCCGTCCATCGGGATCCATCAATATTGCCTCTACCTGCTGGACATGTAATGTTCCTTTGGCGTCCTTCCTCATTTTGGTTTTAGGCGGAAGCTGCCAGACGCAACGCGCCTCACCGCTGGAATCTGTGGTAACGGTGAACGATTTGTAGCCGCCGCTTTTTTCTTCAAGAGGATCTTTTGCGTCGATCCCTTCTACGGGATTGATAATCCCATCGCCGTAAACAATGTTGAATTTCAAATGAGCGCCAACCACAGGATGGTGGCAGTTCAATACCTTGACCGTCAACGGCTGGGGGAGTGGGTCGCCTGGTTTCGCCTCCTGTCCGTCGCCACAGACGTATACGAGATTGTAATCCGAAAGAGGAGCAAATAGTTTTCGACAATCATGAATCTCTGCCCATTTGATCCCGTCAAATTTCATCAAAGCGAGACGCGCAAAATGGTGGCGAATCCCATGAGGGTTCTGCGGCACAGGGATCTTTTCAGCCCCTTCTCTAGGCCATATGATATCTTCAAGATTTATACGCGCCGGGATCAGCCAGTAATCGCCTGGTGAATAGCTTCCATGTTCGAATCGAATCTCAATACCCCCTTCAATCCTGATCCAGCCGCCGTTTTCCGCGGGAATATTTACCGGCATTTCACCATGACAGTCCCATCGCCGGACTGTGGGGGAAGAATTGAAGTCATCCATTGATAAAGGAATCCCGCCCGGCCATTCCGCGATGGTAAGGTAGTTTCCTTCTACCTCGCTCAAGATAGCCAGTGTGCCTGATTCTCCCCGCAATGTGCGCTCTTCGTCGGTAATTTCTATCAAATCGTTGACTTTGAAACGGGAAAGAATGTTTCCGCCTGTTTCATCAACGGTTATGTTATTGCCTGCGATAGATTTAAGCGCTCTCACCATCGTTCCATTATTTCTTGACCACTTGAAGGTGACCTTTTCCTCCGTTTCCCAGTCCGCGTCGAGGATGCCCCCCTTGTGAATTTCGACCCGGTATAACTGGTTTTCAAGTAGGCGGTATCCGCCGCTGGGTGGGATGATGCATAGATTTTCCAGATCGGAACCTGGCATTGTCCTTGCGTTCATTTTACCTTTGTTGCCGGAAGTAATCTCATCCCATGCGGAAAAGCTGGATAGGGGATTTACTTCATCGTCAAATTCGGCAACCTTTGCGACCTTAACCTGCGAGATAGTTTTCAAGCGCGTTGTGCTGTCCGGCCCTCCAAGAGCAACTTCAAGAAGTCCTGGTTCGGTGACAGAAGTGACGTGGTGATCCCAAACGTCCAGGTAGGCCAGGTATATTCCGGGAGTATCGCCAGGTCTTGGAAGAGGCGGAAATCCAGAATGCCGAGGCGAGAGGTGGGCCAATTTTGGATTTGTTGACCCTGTGTAGTCCGAAATATCGACATTGAAAGTGACCTGCTTTTTTGTTTTGTTTATGCTCTCGATCTGTATTATGGAAATTTGCCTGTCTTCTGCCCATATTTCAACCCATTCACCTGTCGCAAATTCAATTGAATCGACGGTAAGAGTGGAAAGAACGACTTTATTGTTTTCGGGGAAAGATGCTATAGCGGCAAATTTTCCCATGGAATATGACAGATTCCTGCAACCCTCCTGGGTCGAATATGCACGTATTCTTTTTAAAATTGCTTTGCCGGAGGCTGAAGCATTTGGCGCAATAGTAATGATATTATTTTCTTTATTTATATTTACGATTTGCGAAACCGTAATTCGTCCATCAGCTGTTGTGATCTCAAGCCAGTCCCCTAAGTGAAGATTGATTCCGTCAATGCTTAAAGTAGCAAGCGATATATTTGAAGAGTTTTTATTCAGTTCAACATTTATTTCTCTCCCCTCAGAAATATCACAGAGAATCCCGTCGACATAAAACTTTCCCGCTGATATATGAAGGTCTGTAACCGGGCCTATCGAAGATAACTTGAAGCCGTTCCCGTTATGAGGAGCGCCGCTATCGCCAATAATATATTTTCCGGATGTATTTCGGAAAAACCGTTCAATATCGAACTGTTCGTTCCAGTCAGAATCGAGCTGTATCCGTCCCTGCTGTTGACGAACTCCGCTATAGGATTTTGTCCTTTCAAAAGTCAGCCTTGAAAAATCACCTTTCACTGAAAAGCTCCTTTTGCATATTCATGAGACGTAAAATATTTCAGCATCAAGTCCGAACCGGAGGTAGTCATCAATGCTGGCGCGAAGGTTGGATTCCCTTTGCGGTTGTTTCAGGTGCGAAAAGACGCCCATCTCCGATCCATCTTCTGCGCCGGTGCGAATTTCCACTGGACAGTCGCCGGAAAGTTGCGCATAAGCTGGATGACCAAAATTCTTTGAAGTAAAAACCGGTTTTAATAATTTGTTTATGAGCTCTTTTTCCTTTGGCGACTTTGCCGATTTAAGCGAGTGTTCAGGCTGGCATCGAAAACGTTTTGGAAGTTTCGAGCTCCCGGGAATATAGCAGTAGCGCACGCAACCAGTTTGAGACCTTTCAACGTCAACCGCATGTGTAAAAATGGTTTCTGACGCAAGGCCAAACTCCCTTATGCTTACCGGCCCGAAAATTGTAGAGCGCTCAATATTGGTTTTGGGGCCGAAGGTTTCGCAGGAGTCGCAAGATGCGATAGCATGGCGGACTACCCATTCCATACCGGGTGAATCATGATATATATCCTTCTCTATGGCGGGCCGTGAGTAGGCTGATTTTTCACCAGAATCAAAATATGAATATTTCTCACGCTTTATTTTG
This Nitrospinota bacterium DNA region includes the following protein-coding sequences:
- a CDS encoding DUF6519 domain-containing protein translates to MKGDFSRLTFERTKSYSGVRQQQGRIQLDSDWNEQFDIERFFRNTSGKYIIGDSGAPHNGNGFKLSSIGPVTDLHISAGKFYVDGILCDISEGREINVELNKNSSNISLATLSIDGINLHLGDWLEITTADGRITVSQIVNINKENNIITIAPNASASGKAILKRIRAYSTQEGCRNLSYSMGKFAAIASFPENNKVVLSTLTVDSIEFATGEWVEIWAEDRQISIIQIESINKTKKQVTFNVDISDYTGSTNPKLAHLSPRHSGFPPLPRPGDTPGIYLAYLDVWDHHVTSVTEPGLLEVALGGPDSTTRLKTISQVKVAKVAEFDDEVNPLSSFSAWDEITSGNKGKMNARTMPGSDLENLCIIPPSGGYRLLENQLYRVEIHKGGILDADWETEEKVTFKWSRNNGTMVRALKSIAGNNITVDETGGNILSRFKVNDLIEITDEERTLRGESGTLAILSEVEGNYLTIAEWPGGIPLSMDDFNSSPTVRRWDCHGEMPVNIPAENGGWIRIEGGIEIRFEHGSYSPGDYWLIPARINLEDIIWPREGAEKIPVPQNPHGIRHHFARLALMKFDGIKWAEIHDCRKLFAPLSDYNLVYVCGDGQEAKPGDPLPQPLTVKVLNCHHPVVGAHLKFNIVYGDGIINPVEGIDAKDPLEEKSGGYKSFTVTTDSSGEARCVWQLPPKTKMRKDAKGTLHVQQVEAILMDPDGRELSTPVLFGASFSIAEKVSYDSNPQSGTVVDTVEEALDELMQNHTLRYVSGDGQTFVPFLYGDDGSIETKPDTLPHPLEVRVANGNWPTDKAKVVFEIINDDGSGALSSSAGNGRKIMVETDASGFASCEWKIDKVSPAQRAISYLEDKPDMVIGFNSFLNQADEIAYKGSDFPDSQHPDLIAESIETAIDQLRENYSLHYVSGDGQSTMPDIVDGENNIIVARSILSQSLEVRVANGQWTVKDADVNFRVLTGNGTLSSGTTHGPIITVKTDANGLAHCDWRLGNSDPVQRIEAFLPDKPELLIGFNAFLNTAEDISYDGSAFPDEQHPDLIVNNVKDALDQLRQNFTLHYVGGDGQNAKADNTLPAPLQVRVANGSWPVKDAEVTFAIIAGSGAVSTSPFTPYAAGAVGSGAVSGTASGAISSGTATPPASGAISSGSVTLPASGALYIEPIKTLTVKTDINGMAECYWILDPNNATQQIRATLGNRPETTLIFNASLNSAKDIFYDGEGSVNLQNAHTIQDAISKLDEITSAKQPAIHITNVLLTRTDGNQISLVNDMDVNVHTFINGIHVELSDEIAVESVNGKPVCEVRMEIPVNLGSTGKLEPGQVTQYLQPDCYSPIILATDANATGKFISIQFRDTTIDMLLHTLFTQISDIKRMNRILTHLKIKGNFIWGKNNPEMLLDGEFLTMPGGASPLLSGNSIQGGDYEIWFYINNPIPPITSAIPAGGLYSGIDVALNVNDRSNTGISATYFTTDGSTPTIDSATYSSPVRLDTEGTTTLSFFSTDEAGNIEPVKTETYTIDLTAPNSPIVSTADTSPTNNKTPEWRWASGGNGGNGTYRYKLGNADLTTGATETKSRSYVPEFELVDGGYTLYVQERDEAGNWSSSGSCSIVIDTVPPAINSTYPKDGTTGVPIV